In Spiroplasma floricola 23-6, the DNA window TTATTTAGCAAACACTTTCGATTGTATTGAGGAGCTAGAATTCCTTTTGCTAATTGAAGTTCACGATCTTTTTCTAATTCTTCAGCTGTACAATAACATTTATAAGCCATATTTTTTTCAATTAATTTATTAGCATATTCTTTATATACATCAAATTTTTCAGATTGCATATATTTTCCATAGTTACTTTTTGGATTTCTAAATGACTCATCTGGAGTTATTCCTAATCACTCCATATTATCAAATTGTGATTCAATTGCTCCATTCACATTTCGTTCTATATCAGTATCTTCTATTCTTAAAATAAAATCTCCATCATAATGTTTTGCAAATAAATAATTCATTAATGCAGTTCTTGTATTTCCAATATGTAAAAAGCCTGTTGGACTTGGTGCATATCTAAGTCTAAATTTATTCATATTATTTTTCCTCACTTTTATAAACTAAAATATTACAATAACTTGTAATTATATTTGGAAAGTTATTTTCTGTTGTTGTAGCTTTAACAGATATTTGATTCAGTTTTATATTTAAAATTTTTGAAAGATTTTCTTTTATCTTAAATTTTCATTCAGTCAGTTTAGGATTATCTAGTTCAACTAAAATATCAATATTAGATATTTTATAATTATTTTCAAACAATATTTTTTGTGCATCTTCTAACATTAATAATGAGTTGAAATTTTTTTCCATATTTTTTGAATTATAATTCTCTCCAAGATCTTCTAATCCCATTGAACCAAAAATTGATTCTGCAAGGGAATGAATTATAACATCACCATCACTATAGGCATTAACTGCTTTACAAGAAGGTATTTCTATTCCTCCAAGAATAATTTTATTGCCTTCAATTAAGTTATGGGTATCTTTTGAAAAACCAACTTTAAATATCATAATAACTCCTTATAACAAAATGATTATAAAATAAAAAACGATTTATATCTAATTTAGTTAATAAATCGTAAAATTTTATTTATTAAATTTAAAAAAGCACACGTCTCCATCTTGAACAATATAGTTTTTTCCTTCAAGCTTAATTTTTCCACTATTTTTAAGTGCTTGTTCATCACCAAGTTCAAATATATCTTCACATTTATAAACATCTGCTTTAATAAATCCTTTTTCAAAATCTGTGTGAATAATACCTGCACATTGAGGAGCAGTTGAACCTTCTTTGAACTGTCACCCTCTTGCTTCTTGTGGACCACAAGTGAAATAAGTTTTCAAATCAAGAGTTGAATAAGCTGCTCTAATTAATTGTTCCAACCCTGATGTTTCAATTCCTGCATCTTGTAAAAATACTTCTTTATCATTTTTATCAAGCTCGCTTAACTCTTCTTCAATTTTTGCAGATATTTTAACAACTTGTGAATTACAAGATTGTGCATATTGTCTAACAAGTTTTACATACTCATTATCTTCTCTAACTTCATCTTCTCCAACATTTGCTACATAAATGATTTTTTTTGTAGTTAATAGTTGAAAAGATTTAATAGCTATTTTCTCTTCTTCTTCAAACTCTAATTTATTTAATAATTTACCTTCTGATAATTGATTTTCCAATTTCTTTAACAAGTTATATTCAAAAATAATATCTTTGTCTTTTGTTGATTTAAATTTTGGTTCAACTTTAGCAAGTCTTTTTTTAACACTTGCTTCATCTGCTAAAATTAATTCCAACTCTATTATTTCAATATCTCTAATTGGATCAACACTACCTTCAACATGAGTTATTTCTTTTGAATCAAAACATCTTATAACTTCACAAATTGCATCAGTTTCTCTAATATTAGCTAAAAAAGCATTTCCCAGACCTTCACCTTTACTTGCACCAGCTATTAATCCTGCAATATCAACAAATTCAATAGTAGTATAAATAGTTTTTTTAGAATTAAATATAGTTGCTAATTTATCTAGTCTTCAATCAGGAACTTCTACAACTCCAACGTTA includes these proteins:
- the ispF gene encoding 2-C-methyl-D-erythritol 2,4-cyclodiphosphate synthase gives rise to the protein MIFKVGFSKDTHNLIEGNKIILGGIEIPSCKAVNAYSDGDVIIHSLAESIFGSMGLEDLGENYNSKNMEKNFNSLLMLEDAQKILFENNYKISNIDILVELDNPKLTEWKFKIKENLSKILNIKLNQISVKATTTENNFPNIITSYCNILVYKSEEK
- the ychF gene encoding redox-regulated ATPase YchF; the encoded protein is MGLQVGIVGLPNVGKSTLFNAITNSKVEAANYPFATIEPNVGVVEVPDWRLDKLATIFNSKKTIYTTIEFVDIAGLIAGASKGEGLGNAFLANIRETDAICEVIRCFDSKEITHVEGSVDPIRDIEIIELELILADEASVKKRLAKVEPKFKSTKDKDIIFEYNLLKKLENQLSEGKLLNKLEFEEEEKIAIKSFQLLTTKKIIYVANVGEDEVREDNEYVKLVRQYAQSCNSQVVKISAKIEEELSELDKNDKEVFLQDAGIETSGLEQLIRAAYSTLDLKTYFTCGPQEARGWQFKEGSTAPQCAGIIHTDFEKGFIKADVYKCEDIFELGDEQALKNSGKIKLEGKNYIVQDGDVCFFKFNK